The DNA region aaggacaaaataaagggtaagatgaatagtatcatgattgattttttagtgtaaaaatatggtttttcgtttaaatgaacagtaatagaagtttttaaagtttttttttaaaaaactcaTCACTTGCCAACCGTTAATGTCTGTGCCACAACAATTAAGTGTCACTATAGATGCACCCATCAAAAGTTGTACAATTGCCCTGCTAACTGTCAATGTCGGTGCCATAAGTTCTTTGTCTTTTATCTTTGAAACGATACTTTGTGTTTTTACTGACTGATTATATCTTGTTTCTTTTCCAGGGGTTACTATAGATGCACCCATCAAAAGCTGTACAATTGCCCAGCCAAGAAGCAAGTCCAGAGGCTGGACAATGATCCCTTAACATTTGAGGTAATGTACAGAGGTGAACATACATGCCACATGTCAGCCACTGCACCTTCAACTCTACCACCACCAACAGCAGACCATCAAATTCCACAAGATCATCTGTCAGCAACCACTGAGCCTCCAACATCTCTATGGCTTTCCATGGACTTTAACCCTATTAGACAAGGAGGCAGCAGCAGTGGTATGATCGGTGGCCGTGGCAGTGGTCGTGGCAGCGGTGATGACGTTGGAACATCCACCGGCACACGTTATGGTAAAGAAGTTGACTTTCCTGTGATGGATTTGGCCGATACTATGTTTAATTCAGGCAGCAGCAGCAGTAGCAtggattttattttcaattctgCAGAACATAGATGGGAGTCAGATGACAAGAAAAATTGAGATCACTAGGCAGGAAATGCTAGTACTTTGGCCGGCAGGTCAATTTTCTTTATATTGTTGTTTAGCCAATGAAAAGACCATAGGAGCTAATTAACAAAATTAATCTGAGTCAGTCATCCTAATCTTCTAAGAAGGTTAACTACAGTAATTTCAAACTctgtaaacttttttttttctggtcaaTAGTTATTTGCAAACTTTATTTATGTATTTCGAAAAATgatattttaaagtgttttaacGTTCAAGGATAGTGATTTAGGTTCAAAAGCAAGAAAATGAGCACATTGCCCTAACATATTGGttgtatttttgttaatttttgaagTGTATACTATATTCAATTATGTTATGTGCATGCCTACTACTTTCCATGACAAGTTTGGAATTAAGATACTTTATTTTACGAGGGCAATAATTTAAACTTAGATGTGagatgaaacatatatattattctaGTCAATTAATTGAATTCACATGTGGCTAGTTTAAACTTTTAAAAGTGTGCAATGTGATAATTCATGTTATTTTGTAAGCCTAATTCTTTTTAGGGCCTAAGTTTGGAACCATAATGTAAACTTAACTTAATTCTTTATTACTTTATGATTGATGCGATCGTCAAAGAATTTTTTGTCTACCGccacaaattagggttttctttttctcGTCTATAATACCACTTTATGACTAATGCAACCGTTAAAAGAATGTTTGTTTGTCACcgtaaattagggttttctttttctcAGTCAACAATATCACTTTACGACTAATGTGATCGTTAAGAAATTTTTGTCCACCACCACAACTTAGGATTTCCTTTTTCTCATCAACAATATCACTAGATCAATAACTAATCGGTTGATATTTGTGTAGATAAGTAGCATTGCACTAAGTTCGTTTCATGCATAAAGATATGACACCGAATATTTCAACTTCAATCAACATTAAGCTTTTTCCAACTCAAACGGATTATGAACAACATTATTAGGAAAATGCCTTGAGCGACACATCAAACCTAGCTATTACAAGAAGCTAACAAAAAGTAGCATCAAATCCATCACTGCGAGGAGTTCATAGGAAACTCTCAAAATTAAAATCTTCCTCAAAATTAATAGACTTCACCACATAATCCATGTCCTCATCCCAGTGCATGTTTGAAACCACATCCTCGTTGGAAGACACGCAGATCCCGACAGTCTCTGATAAATCCAAGTGATCCTTCAAATCATGCCACATACTGTTGTCCGTTACATCACTGGGTGTCCCCACTTTGTAATCTTCTTGCTTCGCAATGAGAATTGACGGTGCGGATGTGCCAAAGAAACTAGGGTTTTGGTGATGTGGGGTCCCAGATTCTGAACTAACAGTCTGAGAGTCCCTGGGATTAGAGCCGATGATCATTGGTGAAGGCTTGATCATGGCTCTGCACGTGTGCTCGCCGATGTAGGTGGTTTGGTACGTGAGTGGGTTGTCTTGGATTTGTTGGACTTGTTTGGTTGCCTTGCAACCTTGGTCAAACTTTCTTGTGCATCTGAAGTAAGCCCTGCAATTGGGATCATGAAACTGTTAGCGTCCGTCTGTAAAATGTTTCCGTAGTACGAAAACGAGAAAATAAATTAGTATTTTTATAATTTGAGAATGTTCCGACACATACATAATGATTAGATACAAATTAAATCCACTCTAATATCACTTCCAACTTTTGTAATTTGTTACAAGTGGTTTGATAATTTCTTGCTAGACACGTTAattcagcaaaaaaaaaataggttttgaattaatTCGTTAACAAGTCAGGTCGTTATCGGATCAACTGTTAAAAATTCATTAATGAGTTACCGAAATCACCTATTAAAAACATGATAAGATATCATTTACCAGATCTATATATTTGGCATGACAATAACTTGCACCACTCATAAACTCAACATGATACGACCCAACTCACTAACAAATCATGTCGTTATCTGATTACATATTAAAAACATAACAAATTAACTAGACACtacttattaaaaaaatatattataacaaaaaaataatacgaACACAATCAACACAACCTTTTTGCTGGTCCTGAATTAAACTATATGCATATGTATTGGTAAAACCATTTCTCCTGTTTGTTTGTTGAATGCACTTCAATTAGTACTGCTGCAATAATTGTTGGGGCCTGGTGTTTCAACTTTATACGTGTGCACCATCCATCACATCAAAAGTGGAAATGTGAACCCAACTTTTGTTGGAACCACAAAACAATGTGCACACCTAACTTTTCTACTTGGGGTTTCCTTACTCCCTTTATCCtttctaatttaattatttgtgcGAATTGAAGGGAagtattatttaaaaatattcttttactttatattttTTACTCTAACTTATGCTGAATCTAACGTGTTACGCAAtgcaaacaaatttaaacaccaACTATACCCTATATTGCCATGTTGTCATGAATTTAATTGTACTATTTAAATCGAACAAAACAAATGAGTAAATAGTTTGAATAAatcattttcccaaaaaattgttcataaattcttaaaaataaaaacaaaccttGGATATGGAGCATTGAGGATTATCTTTTGGCCATATTTTCTCCAAGCCTGTCCATCTTCAATTTTGGTCGAGGTTACCGTCCATGATTGACATGTCTTTCTGCAACCATGAACATGAAACAAACTTTTAGTCTCCATGTCATATAAAAGAAGTAAAACAGTTTTAAAAACAATTTAGTATTTTTTtggattaattttttaaactaataaaTGTTAAGTAATTTAATTACAACTgtcattttttctttaaaagtatataaaaaaattcttaTTGAATAACAAACAATTCTAATTAACTCCGTTAAAATATTGATATTTGCTACAAGACTATATTTTATACAAGCTTGAGCAATAAATACAAACGCGCTTCCAAGAGATATATACATTATTCTAGCCAACTAATTTATTTATGCGCAAATCCTTTAGTAATAAAATTGATATTTAATTAGATAATTCAAACGCGTCCTAAATCTATATAAAAAAGTTCTAAATAACTCTGTTAAAAAATTTGATGTTTGCTACAAGGCGATATTTCATACTAATCTGAGCTACAAAAGGAAAATTCAAACGCGCTTTCAAGAGAGATATACACTTTTCCGGCCGACTAACCTATGTGTTAAAGGCTAAGGGTTCGTTGGagatgtttttaaaatgattaaaaacgtttttggtgaaaatacctttgaaatcaatttttagtaaaaatacataaaaattctaaaaaaaaacactccaaattttttttttttttaaatacagttTAAAAGAACTTTCAAACAAGTTTTAAATCTAAATCAAAACTAAGGTATTTGCAagttccccaaaaaaaaaaaaaaaactaaggtaTTTGCAAATCCTTTAGTAACTTGACATTAACCGCTGATCTGTGTATCATACTGGCTAGgaaattaaacatataaaagaaaaatggcaTACAATTATTTAGATATGAATCTATGGTTGAGATATTTCACTTCATTACCTCCTCTTGTAGCAACCTCTCCGATCCTTGAAAGCCTGAGACTTTCGACTCTCACCGGAATCTTCAGAGCTCCGGTCACCGCAATGCGAGTGCTCCACTTGGGAAGGTTCCGGCTTGACCTGATGAACCTCACCGGAAGCAGCAGACTGGTGATCCTCATGGCCATCAGAAGCAGTCAGAACAGAAAGAGTCTCTGCGAATGTCGTCATGATCTTCATCAAAAGCTCCTCCGCCAAGACACGATCTCCGTACGGGTTCTGGAGCAGAATCTGAAGCTCCGCCGCCGTCTTCTGGCCTTCATGTAGCTCTCCGATCAGTCTCTTGTGGTTGGTTCCCATTGGTTCTAGGATGCTCTGTTTCTAGCTTTaactcctctctctccctctccctctccctccccctctccctctccctctctgtctctgtctctgtctctctctgtgTTTTTTAGGGAAAATCTGAAATGGGTTTTGCTTAGATGGAGCAAGAGATCAAGCGTACATGGCTTTTATGGTATGAGATAGACTACTGTTTGAATTGCTCCTGAAATGACTAAAAGCGTTTCTGATTATGTTTGACGGTTCTTATCAGAAGTGTTCCTTACAAACACAAATTCAAACAAACTTTTGGAGAGTGGGAATTGAATCATGAAAGATGATGGCTTTTTGGCTACTCCTCTCTTTTTTGCTCTGTTTTGTGTGGAATAATTTTGGTTGAATTGGGGTTTGTTTGGATGAGGTGAGAGAAGAAGGGGATATGGTTTTATGATGTGAGAGTAGGAAGGTGGGAAGTAATTCACCGGAAGATGTAAGGAAGGAGGTGAAGCCCCCCTTTCCCATAATTTTAAGAGAGAAAGTTCCAAAAATGCTTACAACGCTGAGGTGATGTCATGGCGATGATGCAAAACTTGTATCATTGATACCATACTTATTTTTCCCACCTGGTAGGCTGTGCAAATTATGTGCTTTCTCTTGAATATGAGATAACTAATgactggtttggtattactgtgttttgaaaaaaaaaatacttatgttgtgatgtgagaataagggttggtttggtattgttgttgctttgaaaaaaaaaaactgattctgatgtgctgtgagaataagctcatttttgttaCTTCactttttcagctttttttttaatccaaaactatgaaaataagctgtttttaagtgtttaccaaacatctttTTGAGTTCAGCatttttttatacccattttttataaaagtacctaagtaccaaaccagtactaaagtctggtttggtactgaggtgattttgaaaaaagtgggtataaaaaaagttgagagcttttttgtgtttggtaaacattcagctttagcttttttcacagtttttggtgaaaaaaagccaaaaacacaaagctgcaaaacccagctttgaaaaactggcttttttttcacatctgttttacataaaagtttactaagcactataatactgttttttttttcaaaagcacttttacaaaaaaatttaccaaacattttgctgctttatttcacaactgtttattctcacagcacagcagaaacaactttttttcaaagcacatcaataccaaaccagccctaaactcattttttatgcttcacatttttagctttttttcatctaaaactgtgaaaataaactgtttttaaatgtttaccaGACATCTTTTTTAGCTCAGTTTTTTCATATATTCACTCTTTATAAAAACACtttagtaccaaaccagtactaaaATGATTCTTTTAAAGTAAAATTGTTTATAGACTTTCTGTGACGTCATATTTTtttgcataatattttataatattgattcCAAAATTATCGTTAAATTACGAAGAAACAAAGAGCACATGGATAATttcacttttaagttttaaaaaagGTCATGAAGACTCTCCTTAGCGTTTATCTTTGAATATCGTTTGGTGTAGTAAAGTCCGAGTAATCATTCAACGCATATCTGCTGGTCAGATTCTAGCTAGCTACACTTTGATTATATTAAGTTatctttatatttgtttttttcacTAATCAACTTTAATCTTAGACGTTGGAAACTTTTCAATAATTCTTAAAGTTAAAGAGTAATGCTTTATATGTTTTTTGGGAGAATGTGTTATGGTTTGGAGAAAATTAAAGATTGGACTTAAATGGTTGTTAGAAGATATTTTATAAAGAATTATTGATGAttagtttgtttttttgtttccctcaAAAGAtgaattttgttagattagcaaCAAATGAGGTTTTGAACCCACGTTATCATGAGATTCAACATATTTTCACTATTGTGGGTAAATGACCACTTGCATATGATGACAAGTTTAGAGTgtcaataattattattttaatttaatatagtTCAAGCAGTTAAAAAACAGTTTATCCTActtacattaaaaaataatttatatagaacaacAACGCAAAGTTCATTTTAATGGACTATCTGAATGAGTTCCTAATTAAAATTTAGAGAAAGATTTGAAAATTATCTTCAATCACACATCATGTCTTGCTCATCAAATTGGAAATTGTTTAGGAGCCTTTGATtttgaagagaaagaaatggtCTCTGAGTAACTCCTAGCATTAGAAAACTAGTTTACTCATCTCGCAACCCTAGCTTAAT from Malus domestica chromosome 01, GDT2T_hap1 includes:
- the LOC103450764 gene encoding WRKY DNA-binding transcription factor 70-like, with the protein product MGTNHKRLIGELHEGQKTAAELQILLQNPYGDRVLAEELLMKIMTTFAETLSVLTASDGHEDHQSAASGEVHQVKPEPSQVEHSHCGDRSSEDSGESRKSQAFKDRRGCYKRRKTCQSWTVTSTKIEDGQAWRKYGQKIILNAPYPRAYFRCTRKFDQGCKATKQVQQIQDNPLTYQTTYIGEHTCRAMIKPSPMIIGSNPRDSQTVSSESGTPHHQNPSFFGTSAPSILIAKQEDYKVGTPSDVTDNSMWHDLKDHLDLSETVGICVSSNEDVVSNMHWDEDMDYVVKSINFEEDFNFESFL